The following proteins are encoded in a genomic region of Arachis stenosperma cultivar V10309 chromosome 4, arast.V10309.gnm1.PFL2, whole genome shotgun sequence:
- the LOC130973105 gene encoding uncharacterized protein LOC130973105: MSNTSNNVAGVDNTFRRKFDREEYLERARERERQEEEGRSKSKAKGPPVQRKPLKHRDYEVDLESRLGKTQVVTPVAPLSQQAGYYCSVCECVVKDSANYLDHINGKKHQRALGMSMRVERASLQQVQERFEVLKKRKDLGTFTEQDLDERVLKQQQEEEERKRLRREKKKEKKEKAVEEPEIDPDVAAMMGFGGFRSSKK, translated from the exons ATGTCTAACACCAGCAACAAT GTGGCTGGGGTTGACAACACCTTCAGAAGAAAATTCGATCGAGAAGAGTATTTGGAACGAGCTCGGGAGCGTGAGAGGCAG GAGGAGGAGGGTCGATCTAAATCTAAAG CTAAAGGTCCTCCAGTGCAGAGGAAACCCCTAAAACATAGAGATTATGAAGTGGACCTCGAGTCCCGCCTAGGCAAGACTCAA GTTGTTACGCCGGTTGCACCACTGAGTCAGCAG GCTGGATATTACTGCTCTGTTTGTGAGTGTGTGGTAAAGGACTCAGCGAACTACTTGGATCATATTAATGGAAAGAAAC ATCAAAGAGCTTTGGGCATGTCTATGCGAGTTGAACGAGCCTCTCTCCAACAG GTTCAGGAACGATTTGAGGTTCTTAAGAAACGTAAAGATCTTGGCACATTCACTGAGCAAG ATCTTGACGAAAGGGTCCTAAAACAGcagcaagaagaggaagaaagaaaacgaTTGCGTCgtgaaaagaagaaggaaaag AAAGAGAAGGCAGTGGAAGAACCGGAAATTGATCCTGATGTTGCGGCCATGATGGGGTTTGGTGGTTTCCGGTCATCAAAGAAATGA